A DNA window from Theobroma cacao cultivar B97-61/B2 chromosome 5, Criollo_cocoa_genome_V2, whole genome shotgun sequence contains the following coding sequences:
- the LOC18598379 gene encoding protein YLS9, producing the protein MAEKEAQLNGAYYGPSIPPPTRHYHRPGRGSGCGCGCCLLKLLFNIIITAVVVIGLAVLIFWLIFRPNKVKFHVTDASLTEFNFTTNNTLHYNLAVNITVRNPNKRIGIYYDRIEARAYYEDQRFNTLTLTPFYQGHKNTSFLNPVFSGQNLVVLGAEETSKFNEEKTSGIYSIDVKLYLRIRFKVGKVKTGRFKPKISCDLKVPLSSADGSLAGAPETTRCDWDF; encoded by the coding sequence ATGGCTGAGAAAGAAGCCCAGCTGAACGGAGCCTACTACGGCCCCTCAATTCCACCACCCACAAGGCACTACCACCGCCCTGGCCGTGGCTCAGGTTGCGGATGCGGCTGCTGTCTTTTGAAGCTcctcttcaacatcatcatcaccGCTGTGGTCGTAATTGGCCTCGCTGTTCTCATCTTCTGGCTCATCTTCCGCCCCAACAAGGTCAAGTTCCATGTGACAGACGCCTCGCTTACAGAATTCAACTTCACCACCAACAACACACTGCATTACAACCTTGCCGTTAACATCACGGTGCGTAACCCCAACAAGAGAATCGGCATTTACTATGATCGTATTGAGGCCAGGGCTTACTATGAGGATCAAAGATTCAATACGCTTACTTTGACCCCGTTTTATCAAGGTCACAAGAATACCAGTTTCTTGAACCCTGTTTTCAGCGGCCAGAATCTTGTTGTGCTTGGCGCTGAAGAGACTTCCAAGTTTAATGAAGAGAAGACTAGTGGGATTTACAGTATTGATGTGAAGTTGTACTTGAGGATTAGATTCAAGGTTGGCAAGGTTAAGACTGGCAGGTTCAAGCCCAAGATTTCTTGTGACTTGAAGGTTCCTTTGAGCTCTGCCGATGGCAGCTTGGCTGGTGCTCCTGAAACCACCAGATGTGATTGGGATTTCTGA